One part of the Salinimonas iocasae genome encodes these proteins:
- a CDS encoding methylated-DNA--[protein]-cysteine S-methyltransferase, with protein sequence MMFQQTISTPCGPLVVCAGGRGVTSVEFAEPQRRDYPGELTQHACQELNRYLNGEPVCFSVPLEVAGTPFQQRVWQALRRVPYGQTCTYGDIANALDNPKAVRAVGAANGKNPVAIIVPCHRIIGANKKLTGYAGGLWRKQYLLELEGINDICQ encoded by the coding sequence ATGATGTTCCAGCAAACCATATCGACCCCGTGCGGGCCACTGGTGGTCTGCGCCGGTGGCAGGGGCGTTACATCGGTAGAATTCGCAGAGCCGCAGCGCCGCGATTATCCGGGAGAGTTGACGCAGCATGCGTGTCAGGAGCTTAATCGGTATTTAAACGGCGAACCAGTGTGCTTTAGCGTACCGCTGGAGGTAGCTGGCACACCCTTTCAGCAACGCGTGTGGCAAGCCCTGAGACGGGTACCGTATGGACAGACCTGCACGTATGGGGACATTGCCAATGCGCTGGATAATCCGAAAGCGGTGCGCGCGGTAGGGGCGGCTAACGGCAAGAATCCTGTCGCTATTATTGTTCCCTGTCATCGCATTATCGGTGCGAATAAAAAGCTGACCGGGTATGCTGGCGGCCTGTGGCGAAAGCAGTATCTACTGGAACTGGAAGGAATAAACGACATATGCCAATAA
- a CDS encoding DMT family transporter, protein MPIREVLALVLLGAIWGASFMFMRVAAPEFGIFALVEVRTVLATLVLLPVVLLKKQQGDMRRFFWPIFAIGAINTAIPFALFNYASLHLEAGVNAILNATAPMFGAMVAFIWLHERLSKIAVAGLGLGFVGVFVISEQKVSGGQLSAVPIVAACLATCCYGIAACMMKRWLTGAQPLAVATGSQAVASVLLFPLAVMEWPQTMPSANAWTNAVALAVAGTGIAYILYFHLISAVGPSKAITVAYLVPLFAIVWGLIFLREAMSLQTLIGGACILSGVAMTTGITKLFGRRGFAPAK, encoded by the coding sequence ATGCCAATAAGAGAAGTGCTTGCGCTGGTGTTGCTGGGGGCTATCTGGGGCGCCTCATTCATGTTCATGCGGGTAGCAGCGCCAGAGTTTGGAATATTTGCGTTGGTGGAAGTACGTACCGTACTGGCAACGCTGGTTCTGTTGCCGGTAGTTTTATTGAAAAAACAACAAGGCGATATGCGCCGTTTTTTCTGGCCTATTTTTGCGATCGGGGCTATTAACACCGCGATACCTTTTGCATTGTTTAACTACGCCAGCCTGCATCTTGAGGCCGGCGTTAACGCTATCTTAAACGCCACCGCGCCCATGTTTGGGGCTATGGTGGCATTTATCTGGCTTCACGAGCGACTGTCAAAAATTGCCGTGGCCGGATTAGGGCTGGGCTTCGTCGGGGTATTTGTTATCAGCGAGCAAAAGGTTAGCGGTGGTCAGTTAAGTGCTGTCCCTATTGTGGCGGCATGCCTGGCGACGTGCTGCTATGGCATCGCAGCCTGCATGATGAAACGCTGGCTAACCGGAGCACAGCCACTGGCAGTGGCAACGGGTAGCCAGGCAGTGGCATCGGTATTACTGTTTCCGCTGGCGGTAATGGAGTGGCCGCAAACCATGCCTTCAGCCAATGCGTGGACAAATGCCGTAGCGCTGGCGGTAGCCGGGACGGGCATTGCCTATATCCTGTATTTTCACCTGATCAGCGCGGTGGGTCCGTCAAAAGCGATCACCGTAGCCTATTTGGTGCCTTTATTCGCGATTGTCTGGGGGCTGATATTTTTGCGCGAAGCCATGTCCTTGCAAACATTGATTGGCGGCGCATGCATACTCAGCGGTGTAGCGATGACCACCGGTATCACAAAGCTGTTCGGCCGGCGCGGTTTCGCACCGGCTAAATAG
- a CDS encoding serine hydrolase domain-containing protein, producing the protein MLALISMNVQATERWVDDYARYVRQQADKFNIPGYAFVYYEQGKPPQIYTYGKTWRSGPPVDEDTVFRLASVSKSFTGLLLAKLVQRDMMRWDMGINELVGDIPFDKQGMSQLELAHISGQSSGFMPNAYDNLIEADYPLNKVLSYLAKLEPICAPGECYTYQNALFGAIEYYLVSQNTSYHRQIQDQLFGPLGMKTASAGKGALLNADRWARPHIAIARNKWRKGVVESNYYRFTPAAGVNASISDMTIYLQALLGEFPTVVPPELVDYITTPRVRTTREIYRRGWRGHLKNAHYGLGWRVYDFDGHKLNYHGGWVKGYRADVSFDPDAKAGYVMLMNAESNLINSTTAEFWKRFYKQADE; encoded by the coding sequence ATGCTGGCTTTGATAAGCATGAATGTGCAAGCCACAGAACGTTGGGTTGATGATTACGCCCGATATGTGCGCCAGCAAGCCGATAAATTTAATATTCCCGGCTATGCCTTTGTTTATTATGAGCAAGGCAAACCGCCACAAATTTATACCTACGGCAAAACCTGGCGCAGTGGGCCGCCGGTAGATGAGGACACGGTCTTTCGCCTGGCCTCTGTATCAAAATCTTTTACCGGTCTGCTTCTGGCTAAGCTCGTCCAGCGCGATATGATGCGCTGGGACATGGGAATAAATGAACTTGTCGGCGATATTCCTTTTGATAAGCAGGGCATGAGTCAACTGGAACTGGCGCATATCAGCGGGCAATCTTCAGGCTTTATGCCCAATGCGTACGACAACCTTATTGAGGCCGACTACCCGCTGAATAAAGTGCTGAGCTATCTGGCAAAGCTGGAGCCGATCTGCGCCCCCGGCGAATGCTATACGTACCAAAATGCACTGTTTGGCGCCATTGAATACTATCTGGTATCGCAGAATACCTCTTACCATCGCCAGATTCAGGACCAGCTTTTCGGCCCCCTTGGAATGAAGACCGCCAGTGCCGGTAAAGGTGCATTGCTGAATGCTGATCGCTGGGCCCGCCCGCACATCGCCATAGCCCGCAATAAGTGGCGTAAAGGCGTTGTGGAGAGCAATTATTATCGCTTTACGCCAGCAGCCGGTGTGAATGCCAGTATCAGTGACATGACCATATATCTGCAGGCGCTGCTGGGCGAGTTCCCCACGGTAGTGCCACCTGAATTAGTCGACTACATCACCACGCCGCGAGTACGCACTACCCGCGAGATTTATCGTCGCGGTTGGCGGGGCCACCTGAAAAATGCCCATTACGGTTTAGGCTGGCGGGTGTATGATTTTGATGGCCATAAGCTCAACTATCACGGTGGATGGGTAAAAGGATACCGCGCAGATGTCTCTTTTGACCCGGACGCAAAAGCTGGTTATGTCATGCTGATGAACGCTGAGTCTAATCTTATTAATTCAACGACCGCAGAATTCTGGAAGCGCTTTTACAAGCAGGCTGACGAGTAA
- a CDS encoding DNA-3-methyladenine glycosylase 2 family protein has translation MTSLQDTGSRDLRRQYSQARQSRDPRFDGIFFVAVMSTGIFCRPICPARLPMEKNVRYFTLAAQALQEGFRPCLRCRPDSAPDSPAWRGVATTTERAQRLLSELPAKPVSQIAQRLGISERYLHGLMRQHLGLTPKQVQIYSQLWFARRLLQQTGLSVTDIAFACGLQSARRLQDLMKKYWDKTPTMLRNSENQSQHSADINLFLPCQTPYNWPQVRDFIAAHKLERVEDIGENHYARAFDWQQSEGHIKAVFNSARCGFDVTLKLTDLQYIQPVMGNLARMLDTNAQPELIHDALLSSGVSEQYLTRGLRFPGTWDAFEAGCRAIVGQQISFKAATSYINRLDNHIDKQNQFGAVFPTAQDVLKQPVDFLKMPASRQRTLMAFAESCIHHGDVPDSQILLAVKGIGPWTCQYIALRGYNACDIYLKGDLIVRNMAEALSVSPDSAAPWRSYLTLQMWHIALEERAQAAAQKTKKKRAE, from the coding sequence ATGACCTCACTACAGGATACCGGTTCGCGCGATTTACGGCGTCAGTACAGCCAGGCCAGGCAGAGCCGGGACCCGCGTTTTGACGGTATCTTTTTTGTTGCTGTTATGAGTACGGGAATATTCTGCCGACCGATTTGTCCGGCCCGGTTGCCCATGGAAAAAAACGTCCGGTACTTCACGCTGGCAGCCCAGGCGCTGCAGGAAGGGTTTCGGCCCTGCTTAAGATGCCGCCCCGACAGTGCACCGGATTCTCCGGCCTGGCGTGGCGTAGCTACCACTACCGAGCGCGCTCAGCGTTTGCTAAGTGAGTTACCTGCAAAGCCGGTTTCACAAATTGCACAACGACTGGGGATCAGCGAGCGTTATTTGCATGGCCTCATGCGCCAGCACCTGGGGCTGACACCAAAACAGGTACAGATTTACAGTCAGCTTTGGTTTGCCCGCAGGCTGCTTCAGCAAACCGGCTTATCGGTCACTGATATTGCTTTTGCGTGTGGTCTGCAATCCGCGCGGCGCCTGCAGGACTTAATGAAAAAATACTGGGATAAAACACCGACTATGTTAAGAAACAGCGAGAATCAGTCTCAGCACTCAGCAGATATTAATCTGTTTTTGCCCTGCCAGACGCCCTATAACTGGCCTCAGGTCAGAGACTTTATCGCTGCTCACAAGCTGGAGCGTGTGGAGGATATCGGTGAAAACCATTATGCGCGTGCTTTCGACTGGCAACAAAGCGAGGGGCATATCAAGGCGGTATTCAATTCAGCCCGCTGTGGTTTCGACGTAACCCTCAAACTGACTGACTTACAATATATCCAGCCGGTGATGGGCAATCTGGCCAGGATGCTGGATACCAATGCACAGCCTGAGCTCATTCACGATGCCTTATTGTCATCGGGAGTAAGTGAGCAGTACCTTACCCGGGGGCTTCGCTTTCCGGGTACCTGGGATGCTTTTGAAGCAGGATGTCGGGCTATTGTCGGGCAACAAATCTCTTTTAAAGCTGCCACCAGTTACATCAACCGGTTAGATAACCATATTGATAAGCAAAATCAGTTCGGTGCTGTATTTCCCACGGCGCAGGATGTTTTGAAACAGCCTGTCGACTTTCTCAAAATGCCGGCCTCCCGCCAGCGAACGCTGATGGCGTTTGCTGAGTCGTGTATTCATCACGGTGACGTGCCGGACTCCCAGATATTACTCGCCGTTAAGGGGATCGGGCCGTGGACGTGTCAGTACATTGCGCTTCGGGGTTACAACGCCTGTGATATTTACCTGAAAGGTGATTTGATTGTGCGCAATATGGCAGAAGCCTTATCTGTATCACCGGATAGCGCCGCTCCATGGCGCAGCTACCTCACCCTTCAGATGTGGCATATTGCCCTTGAAGAACGCGCGCAGGCTGCGGCGCAAAAAACCAAAAAGAAGAGGGCTGAATGA
- a CDS encoding xanthine dehydrogenase family protein molybdopterin-binding subunit: MPASKTHSVTKIGDAVDRIDGPLKVQGKATYAGDFEFEQPTLVGVYVGAVRSGGTLSHVDTTKAESQPGVKAVLTHHNAPDQRPFAEPEDAARFGQSRAVLNDTTIRYAGFPVALVIAETLEQARYAASLITHEVSSDGPDFLDDADEAQTTPESLDGGFEPDVSCGDVEHALNSAKRLDMTYRTPSQISAAMEPHTTIAYYDGDILHVHTSVQILASAVTCLANTLKMPEEKIHVQSPFVGGGFGSKLGLHNDAILACLGAIHLQQPVKVALHRRQVFHSAPHRGFSIQNIALSADNSGRINGISHHSAMPMAQDYAFAEATGAVARITYQADAIESQHRVKVVDSPMIDSCRAPGDSIGSLAFESAIDELALASETDPVAFRLKNIAPAHPVTGKPFSTHHLEACLKQGAEEFGWEKRSKSDDNNTVKRGYGVALAMRMNLIVPSEAKVVLDNNGKITVLTDMTDIGTGTYTILSQVVSDFFDMPASDITINLGDSRSPASCGSGGSFGASSSATSVRNACEKISRQLCQMMGLAQGTHTVALRDNQVVVGEGETQQSRSLAELLKDSDSQQLEAKGEVEPGESHDEYEQYSCGAHFAEVTVDTVTGEVRIKRQHGVFSAGQILNHKTATSQLQGGMVWGASYALFEDLQRDRRHGGFVNCDLAEYHFAVNRDIGDISVSFIEEPDYKACKLGSKGIGELGITGAGAAIANAVCDATGARVREFPITPDKVIAALG; encoded by the coding sequence ATGCCCGCTAGCAAAACACATTCAGTAACTAAAATTGGTGATGCGGTCGATCGTATTGACGGACCCTTAAAAGTCCAGGGGAAGGCAACTTACGCGGGTGATTTTGAGTTTGAACAGCCAACGCTGGTTGGTGTGTATGTCGGTGCGGTACGCTCGGGCGGCACGCTTTCTCACGTAGATACTACAAAGGCAGAATCCCAGCCTGGCGTTAAGGCTGTACTAACCCATCACAATGCACCCGACCAAAGGCCATTTGCAGAGCCTGAAGATGCGGCGCGTTTTGGTCAAAGCCGCGCTGTGCTAAACGATACGACTATTCGTTACGCCGGCTTCCCGGTTGCACTGGTTATTGCCGAAACGCTCGAGCAGGCTCGTTATGCCGCCAGCCTGATAACCCATGAGGTATCAAGCGACGGCCCTGATTTTCTGGATGACGCTGACGAAGCGCAGACCACTCCGGAATCACTCGATGGCGGATTCGAACCGGATGTGTCATGCGGCGATGTTGAGCATGCGTTAAACAGCGCTAAGCGGCTGGATATGACATATCGCACCCCCAGCCAAATCTCTGCCGCGATGGAGCCACATACCACTATCGCCTATTACGATGGCGATATCCTGCATGTGCATACCAGTGTCCAGATTCTGGCAAGCGCTGTAACCTGCCTGGCCAATACGCTTAAAATGCCTGAAGAAAAAATTCATGTGCAGAGTCCGTTTGTCGGCGGCGGTTTTGGTTCCAAACTTGGGCTGCATAATGATGCCATTTTAGCCTGCCTGGGTGCCATCCATCTGCAACAGCCAGTCAAGGTTGCACTACACCGCCGACAGGTGTTTCATAGTGCCCCCCACCGTGGATTCAGCATTCAGAACATCGCACTAAGCGCTGATAACAGCGGCCGCATTAATGGCATTTCTCATCACAGTGCAATGCCTATGGCGCAAGATTATGCCTTTGCTGAAGCTACCGGCGCAGTTGCCCGTATTACCTATCAGGCTGATGCAATTGAAAGTCAGCATCGGGTAAAGGTGGTCGACAGTCCGATGATTGATTCGTGTCGCGCACCCGGCGACTCTATTGGTTCGCTGGCTTTTGAATCGGCCATTGATGAGCTGGCTTTGGCCAGTGAAACAGACCCGGTAGCATTTCGTCTTAAAAATATCGCGCCGGCCCACCCGGTAACCGGAAAACCGTTTTCTACTCACCATCTTGAGGCATGCCTGAAACAGGGTGCCGAGGAGTTCGGCTGGGAAAAACGGTCGAAAAGTGATGACAACAATACCGTTAAGAGAGGCTACGGTGTTGCACTTGCTATGCGCATGAATCTGATTGTGCCAAGTGAAGCGAAGGTAGTGTTAGATAATAACGGCAAAATCACTGTGTTAACGGATATGACCGACATTGGCACCGGCACCTATACGATATTGAGTCAGGTTGTTTCTGACTTTTTCGATATGCCCGCCAGCGATATAACCATTAACCTGGGTGACAGTCGCTCACCGGCATCGTGTGGTTCTGGCGGGTCGTTCGGTGCATCCAGTAGTGCAACTTCGGTGCGCAATGCCTGCGAGAAAATCTCCCGTCAGCTATGCCAGATGATGGGCCTTGCACAAGGCACCCACACGGTGGCGCTGCGTGACAATCAGGTTGTGGTCGGGGAAGGAGAGACACAACAATCCCGCTCGCTTGCTGAATTATTAAAAGATAGCGATAGTCAGCAGCTGGAAGCCAAGGGTGAAGTGGAGCCGGGTGAAAGCCATGACGAATACGAGCAGTATTCCTGCGGTGCGCATTTTGCTGAAGTCACAGTCGATACGGTTACCGGTGAAGTGCGCATTAAACGCCAGCATGGTGTTTTTTCTGCCGGCCAAATCCTTAACCACAAAACTGCCACTTCTCAGTTGCAGGGTGGCATGGTGTGGGGCGCAAGTTACGCACTGTTTGAAGACTTACAGCGCGACAGGCGCCACGGCGGTTTTGTAAACTGCGATCTGGCTGAATATCACTTTGCCGTTAATCGCGACATTGGCGATATCAGCGTCAGCTTTATCGAAGAGCCGGATTATAAAGCCTGTAAACTGGGGAGTAAGGGTATTGGCGAGCTGGGCATCACCGGTGCCGGAGCAGCCATTGCCAATGCTGTATGTGATGCTACCGGAGCCCGGGTTCGTGAGTTTCCTATCACGCCGGATAAGGTTATTGCAGCACTAGGATAA
- a CDS encoding FAD binding domain-containing protein, translating to MRPFSINRLTDVNHLSTIDSFDNSRFLAGGTNLVDLMKHQIETPETVVDLSGWESANTIEETDDAYQIGAMVSNTDLANFAYRKDDLSLLSQALLSGATVQLRNRATTGGNLLQRTRCYYFYDTNQPCNKRKPGSGCAAMDGFNRIHAVLGTSEHCIASHPSDMAVAMTALDAKVKTMNPAGNSRHIPVRELYRLPGDTPHIETVLGGDELIVSVDIPKRPRGTQIYRKVRDRSSYAFALVSVACAVSLKDGVIDDISLAFGGVGTMPWHAKSAEDFLRGKTATSHLYEQACDVELSAARGAGSNDFKIPLIKRTAAFVLEQAVGQQMAHPYHQGAIHAR from the coding sequence GTGAGACCATTCTCTATAAACCGTCTGACCGATGTAAACCATCTTAGTACTATCGATAGCTTCGATAACAGCCGCTTTCTCGCCGGCGGCACCAACCTTGTCGACTTGATGAAACACCAGATTGAAACGCCCGAAACGGTAGTGGATTTGAGTGGTTGGGAAAGCGCCAATACCATCGAAGAAACTGACGATGCTTATCAAATCGGCGCAATGGTAAGTAATACTGATCTGGCTAACTTTGCCTACCGGAAGGATGATCTCAGTCTGCTTAGCCAGGCACTGCTGTCCGGTGCAACGGTACAGCTGAGAAATCGTGCTACCACCGGTGGTAATCTGTTACAGCGAACGCGCTGTTATTATTTTTACGACACCAATCAGCCCTGTAACAAACGCAAACCTGGTTCAGGGTGCGCAGCAATGGATGGTTTTAACCGAATTCATGCCGTTCTGGGTACCTCAGAGCATTGCATTGCTTCACACCCCTCGGATATGGCCGTAGCGATGACCGCACTTGATGCAAAAGTGAAAACGATGAATCCGGCCGGTAATTCACGACACATTCCGGTGCGTGAGCTTTACCGTCTTCCCGGTGATACGCCGCACATCGAAACCGTACTGGGTGGTGACGAGCTGATTGTCAGTGTGGATATTCCCAAGCGTCCCCGCGGTACCCAAATTTACCGTAAGGTTCGCGACCGCTCTTCTTATGCATTTGCGCTGGTTTCAGTCGCCTGCGCCGTTTCACTTAAAGACGGGGTAATCGATGATATTTCACTGGCCTTTGGTGGCGTGGGTACGATGCCTTGGCATGCTAAAAGTGCTGAGGACTTTCTGCGCGGCAAAACGGCCACCAGCCACCTGTACGAGCAGGCCTGCGATGTTGAGCTAAGCGCCGCCCGAGGTGCCGGCAGTAACGACTTTAAGATTCCATTGATCAAGCGAACTGCAGCTTTTGTCCTTGAACAGGCGGTAGGACAGCAGATGGCTCACCCATACCATCAAGGAGCAATTCATGCCCGCTAG
- a CDS encoding (2Fe-2S)-binding protein, with protein MAVLTINGQDYALPDDPRTTLLDFLHQHVKLFGAKKGCDHGQCGACTVLIDGERMNACLLLAFQLEGKAVTTIEGIARDEELHPLQKAFVSCDAFQCGYCTSGQICSGVALMNELEQNTPSTVWFESDYTDNEDIKERMSGNLCRCGAYANIIDAVNIARNDKGAS; from the coding sequence ATGGCGGTATTAACCATAAACGGTCAGGACTATGCATTACCTGATGATCCACGAACCACACTGCTGGATTTTCTGCACCAGCATGTAAAACTCTTCGGTGCCAAAAAAGGATGTGACCATGGTCAGTGTGGTGCATGTACGGTTCTTATTGACGGCGAACGTATGAATGCGTGCCTGCTGCTGGCTTTTCAGCTTGAGGGCAAGGCGGTGACGACGATAGAGGGAATTGCCAGGGACGAGGAACTGCATCCGCTGCAAAAAGCTTTTGTTTCCTGTGATGCATTTCAGTGTGGCTACTGTACCAGCGGCCAGATATGTTCCGGGGTTGCATTGATGAACGAACTGGAGCAGAACACTCCCAGCACCGTCTGGTTTGAATCAGATTACACTGATAACGAAGATATTAAAGAGCGGATGAGCGGTAATCTGTGCCGCTGTGGCGCCTACGCCAATATTATTGATGCGGTTAACATCGCCCGGAATGATAAGGGGGCCTCGTGA
- a CDS encoding DoxX family protein, whose product MKMNYATMIFKTQGIGQLLLRVPVGIILMAHGAQKLFGWFGGYGLEGTGQWMESIGLAPGFLMALLAGSAEFFGGLALIVGLLTRPAALVSAFTMIIAIFSVHIQNGLFMSNNGYEFALSLLAATAALTVQGAGIFSVDAAIYQKLTASKGTHRAKKAHDEVTA is encoded by the coding sequence ATGAAGATGAATTACGCAACTATGATTTTTAAAACTCAGGGTATCGGTCAACTGCTTCTGCGTGTACCAGTTGGTATAATTTTGATGGCGCACGGTGCACAGAAGCTCTTTGGCTGGTTTGGCGGTTACGGGCTGGAAGGTACCGGACAATGGATGGAAAGTATTGGCCTGGCGCCGGGGTTCCTGATGGCATTACTCGCAGGCAGTGCAGAATTCTTTGGGGGACTGGCGCTGATCGTAGGGTTGCTGACCCGTCCTGCTGCGCTGGTGTCGGCATTTACGATGATCATTGCGATATTCTCCGTACATATTCAAAACGGTTTGTTCATGAGCAACAATGGTTATGAATTTGCGTTGAGCCTGCTGGCAGCGACCGCAGCGCTCACGGTACAAGGGGCTGGTATTTTCTCTGTAGACGCCGCGATTTATCAAAAATTAACAGCGTCGAAAGGCACGCACAGAGCGAAAAAAGCACACGACGAAGTGACAGCGTAA
- the speA gene encoding biosynthetic arginine decarboxylase, which translates to MSEWSIEEAEKLYGVSRWGGGYFEVGENGNVHVTPVPSDKSIRIDFQALIDEIRDEGVQFPVVVRFHDVLRSQVASLNTTFRDVITEAEYTGKYQGVYPVKVNQMREVVEEIVDAGEPFDYGLEAGSKAELITALALNNNENSLTILNGYKDEECMRLALLGRKLGRKMVVVVEKYTELLLLVKIAKELEIDPIIGVRSKMTVKGRGKWEGSGGERAKFGLTIAEIIKTARYLEEQGMGHCLKLLHFHIGSQLTDIRAVKEAISEGARIYADLHKMGFALDYVDVGGGLGIDYDGSASTNESSRNYTLHEYVADVVYGMKEVCDLEKVPHPNLVSESGRAITAHHSCVITEIVGEIRSNSAEIDTTPAENEHVFVKNIRELEDYFDEQTSMQEVFNDASQYKEQALDAFKLRVLSLEELGKIETIYWRIMSRLRTWYANEEYVPEELQELDYSLSSQYLCNFSVFQSAADTWAIDQLLPVVPLTRMNEKPSVNCTLVDITCDSDGKLDQFTVGREITDILPMHPLKNGENYYAGLFLTGAYQDVMGDMHNLFGRLNEVHIYSHDDDPQDFYIEEVVKGSSVQDVLNIMQYNPRAMAYDVKKLIDKQVSAGNIRPREGVRWTDFYENCLAGYTYLKTGR; encoded by the coding sequence TTGTCTGAGTGGAGCATCGAAGAGGCTGAAAAACTTTACGGCGTATCACGCTGGGGTGGTGGATATTTTGAGGTTGGCGAGAACGGTAATGTGCACGTTACACCTGTTCCATCCGATAAAAGTATTCGCATCGATTTTCAGGCTTTAATTGACGAAATACGCGACGAAGGCGTGCAGTTTCCGGTTGTAGTGCGGTTTCACGATGTGTTGCGTTCGCAGGTTGCCAGCCTGAATACCACATTCAGAGATGTCATTACCGAAGCCGAATATACCGGTAAATATCAGGGCGTTTATCCGGTTAAAGTCAACCAGATGCGTGAAGTGGTTGAGGAGATTGTTGATGCCGGTGAACCGTTTGATTACGGCCTTGAAGCGGGCTCGAAAGCCGAGTTAATCACCGCTCTGGCACTTAATAACAATGAAAACTCTTTAACTATCTTAAACGGTTATAAAGATGAAGAGTGCATGCGTCTTGCGCTGCTGGGTCGCAAGCTTGGCCGTAAAATGGTGGTGGTGGTTGAAAAATACACCGAGCTACTGCTACTGGTCAAAATAGCCAAAGAGCTGGAAATCGACCCTATTATCGGCGTGCGCTCGAAAATGACGGTAAAAGGCCGCGGTAAGTGGGAAGGTTCGGGCGGTGAACGGGCCAAATTTGGCCTGACTATCGCAGAAATAATCAAAACCGCACGCTATCTTGAAGAGCAGGGGATGGGCCATTGCCTTAAACTGTTGCATTTTCATATTGGCAGTCAGTTAACCGATATCCGTGCGGTAAAAGAAGCTATCAGTGAAGGTGCCCGCATTTACGCTGATTTGCATAAGATGGGCTTTGCGCTGGACTATGTGGATGTCGGCGGCGGTTTGGGCATTGATTACGATGGCAGTGCGTCAACCAATGAATCGTCCAGAAATTATACGCTGCATGAGTATGTGGCCGATGTTGTGTATGGCATGAAAGAGGTCTGCGACTTAGAAAAAGTCCCGCATCCTAATCTGGTCAGTGAAAGCGGCCGGGCGATTACCGCACATCATAGTTGTGTCATCACCGAAATCGTCGGCGAAATTCGCTCAAATAGCGCAGAAATTGATACTACGCCGGCTGAAAATGAACACGTGTTTGTGAAGAATATCCGTGAGCTGGAAGATTACTTCGATGAACAAACCTCCATGCAGGAAGTGTTCAATGATGCCTCGCAATATAAAGAGCAGGCGCTGGATGCTTTCAAACTGCGGGTGCTGAGTTTAGAAGAGCTGGGCAAAATTGAGACCATTTACTGGCGTATTATGTCGCGCCTTCGTACCTGGTATGCCAACGAAGAGTATGTGCCTGAGGAGCTGCAGGAGCTGGACTACAGCCTGTCATCACAATATTTGTGTAACTTCTCAGTTTTCCAGTCTGCCGCTGATACTTGGGCAATTGATCAGTTGCTGCCGGTAGTGCCACTGACACGAATGAACGAAAAGCCCAGTGTTAACTGTACGCTGGTGGATATCACCTGTGACAGTGACGGCAAGCTTGATCAGTTTACGGTTGGGCGTGAGATCACTGACATTTTACCTATGCATCCGCTTAAAAATGGCGAGAATTATTACGCTGGCTTGTTTCTTACTGGTGCTTACCAGGATGTGATGGGTGATATGCACAATTTGTTCGGCCGGCTGAACGAGGTGCATATCTACAGTCATGATGATGACCCCCAGGATTTTTACATCGAAGAAGTTGTGAAAGGTTCATCGGTACAGGACGTGCTTAATATCATGCAGTATAACCCGCGGGCAATGGCTTATGATGTGAAAAAGCTGATTGATAAGCAGGTTTCAGCTGGCAACATTCGTCCCAGAGAAGGGGTGCGCTGGACAGACTTTTATGAGAACTGCCTGGCAGGGTATACCTACCTGAAAACCGGCAGATAA